In Salinarimonas sp., a genomic segment contains:
- a CDS encoding SDR family oxidoreductase, whose product MSAAPFAGKRIVITGAGRDFGRTLAIMFAAEGGAVELSARDRDAAEAVAMTIRDRGGRARAHACDVSDPESVSAFAEAVAGDGSGVDVLVLNAARWLEGELDEVDDADIADTVSSSLTGAMILTKRLLPALRRAGQADILAMVSVCGEPGYLRSNAHPAFYAAKHGVAGFCDVLGARLAPEGIRVTGLFPPDFDNVEPLSPDWYAPRAPGSLLGEPAIWNAVRFALTQPRDGGVRRIHFEGQTRAELGL is encoded by the coding sequence ATGAGCGCCGCACCCTTCGCCGGCAAGCGCATCGTCATCACCGGAGCGGGCCGCGACTTCGGGCGCACGCTCGCGATCATGTTCGCGGCCGAGGGGGGCGCCGTCGAGCTCTCGGCGCGCGACCGCGACGCCGCCGAGGCCGTGGCCATGACGATCCGCGACCGTGGCGGCAGGGCGCGGGCGCACGCTTGCGACGTCTCCGATCCCGAATCCGTCTCGGCCTTCGCCGAGGCCGTGGCTGGCGACGGCTCCGGCGTGGACGTCCTCGTCCTGAACGCCGCACGCTGGCTCGAAGGCGAGCTCGACGAGGTCGACGACGCCGACATCGCGGACACGGTGAGCTCCAGCCTGACCGGCGCCATGATCCTCACGAAGCGCCTCCTGCCCGCGCTGCGACGGGCCGGGCAGGCGGACATCCTCGCCATGGTCTCGGTCTGCGGCGAGCCGGGCTACCTGCGCTCGAACGCGCACCCGGCCTTCTACGCCGCCAAGCACGGCGTGGCCGGCTTCTGCGACGTGCTCGGCGCGCGGCTCGCGCCGGAGGGCATCCGCGTCACGGGCCTGTTCCCGCCGGACTTCGACAACGTCGAGCCGCTGTCGCCGGACTGGTACGCGCCGCGGGCGCCCGGGTCGCTGCTGGGCGAGCCGGCGATCTGGAACGCCGTGCGCTTCGCGCTGACGCAGCCGCGCGACGGCGGCGTGCGGCGCATCCATTTCGAGGGCCAGACGCGCGCGGAGCTCGGGCTGTGA
- a CDS encoding SDR family NAD(P)-dependent oxidoreductase, translating into MSTASTASATRDPAPAEPRRVVITGVSEGLGLALARAFAARGAVVAGCATDAARLRAVADALGPGHLVHVASVTDEDAMARFAEEACREGAPDLVVANAGVINPRRPVWEIETAQWRRVLDVNVLGVAITARAFLPAMIAAGSGLFVATSSGWGRSADWGLGPYCASKFAVEGIVDTLRHDLPEGVRAVALDPGGGINTRMLAECLPDEHDDYVSPERWGPGAAAYIATTLYAENASGSHTVPDQSAATHEETAA; encoded by the coding sequence ATGTCGACCGCGTCCACTGCGTCCGCCACCCGAGACCCTGCGCCGGCCGAGCCGCGCAGGGTCGTGATCACCGGCGTCTCGGAGGGCCTCGGGCTCGCCCTGGCGCGGGCCTTCGCCGCGCGCGGCGCCGTCGTCGCCGGCTGCGCCACCGACGCCGCGCGCCTGCGCGCGGTCGCCGACGCGCTCGGCCCGGGCCACCTCGTGCACGTCGCCTCCGTCACCGACGAGGATGCGATGGCGCGCTTCGCCGAGGAGGCCTGCCGGGAGGGCGCGCCGGACCTCGTCGTCGCCAATGCGGGGGTGATCAACCCGCGCCGGCCGGTATGGGAGATCGAGACGGCGCAATGGCGTCGCGTGCTCGACGTCAACGTCCTCGGCGTGGCGATCACGGCGCGGGCCTTCCTGCCGGCGATGATCGCCGCCGGGTCGGGGCTGTTCGTCGCCACGAGCTCGGGCTGGGGACGCAGCGCCGATTGGGGGCTCGGCCCCTATTGCGCGAGCAAGTTCGCGGTCGAGGGGATCGTCGACACGCTCCGGCACGACCTGCCCGAAGGCGTGCGCGCCGTGGCGCTCGATCCCGGCGGCGGCATCAACACCCGCATGCTGGCGGAGTGCCTGCCCGACGAGCACGACGACTACGTCTCCCCGGAGCGCTGGGGACCCGGCGCCGCCGCCTACATCGCCACCACGCTCTACGCCGAGAACGCGTCGGGCAGCCACACCGTCCCGGACCAGTCCGCCGCAACGCACGAGGAGACCGCCGCATGA
- a CDS encoding HAD family hydrolase, with protein sequence MSALAAAGRQPLSGAPDLEPGSEPRSVGEIARAAAMAFFDCDGVLLDANRVKLDAVADVLADAPAEKREACLATFAANFGRGRAEHFATFHRILGGAPEDAEDFVRTRTAAYAALLAERYPLSAPAPGARALVGMLRAAHRPCAVVTGGVGAEAARALDAAGFAGAFDAVIGTPTPKAEAMAALLAERGLRPDEAVLFGDAVADRDAARALGVPFVFVSGLALVSAETVLSPWPANGPPAYAARSLDPIARLAPART encoded by the coding sequence GTGAGCGCGCTCGCGGCCGCCGGCCGCCAGCCGCTCTCCGGGGCTCCCGACCTCGAGCCCGGCAGCGAGCCGCGCAGCGTGGGCGAGATCGCCCGCGCGGCGGCGATGGCCTTCTTCGACTGCGACGGCGTGCTGCTCGACGCCAACCGGGTCAAGCTCGATGCGGTGGCGGACGTGCTCGCGGACGCGCCGGCGGAGAAGCGCGAGGCCTGCCTCGCCACCTTCGCGGCCAATTTCGGCCGCGGCCGGGCCGAGCATTTCGCCACCTTTCACCGCATCCTGGGTGGCGCACCCGAGGATGCGGAGGATTTCGTGCGGACGCGCACCGCGGCCTACGCCGCGCTCCTCGCCGAGCGCTACCCGCTCTCGGCGCCCGCGCCGGGCGCGCGGGCTCTCGTCGGCATGCTGCGCGCGGCGCACCGACCCTGCGCCGTCGTCACCGGTGGTGTCGGGGCCGAAGCGGCGCGCGCCCTCGACGCCGCCGGCTTCGCCGGCGCGTTCGACGCGGTGATCGGCACGCCGACGCCGAAGGCCGAGGCCATGGCCGCGCTCCTCGCCGAGCGCGGGCTGCGCCCGGACGAGGCCGTCCTGTTCGGCGACGCCGTGGCCGACAGGGACGCGGCGCGCGCGCTCGGCGTGCCGTTCGTCTTCGTCTCGGGCCTCGCGCTCGTGTCGGCGGAGACGGTCCTGTCCCCCTGGCCCGCCAACGGCCCGCCGGCCTACGCGGCCCGCAGCCTCGACCCGATCGCGCGGCTCGCCCCCGCGCGGACCTGA
- a CDS encoding L-rhamnose mutarotase, which yields MIRIGFAIEVVSDEALARYREAHRAVPPEISGPGGALDAIGLRAMSIHLLPPRTLFMQVEAEEGFDPQRDFTRALAMHPVVQRWDDLMHGELLRRIEGNDTALNWYRLDPIFNWSRPAGSGAREAAE from the coding sequence ATGATTCGCATCGGTTTCGCCATCGAGGTCGTGTCCGACGAGGCGCTCGCGCGCTATCGCGAGGCCCATCGCGCCGTCCCCCCCGAGATCTCCGGCCCGGGCGGCGCGCTCGACGCCATCGGCCTGCGCGCCATGTCGATCCACCTCCTGCCGCCGCGCACGCTGTTCATGCAGGTCGAGGCCGAGGAGGGCTTCGACCCGCAGCGGGACTTCACCCGCGCGCTGGCGATGCACCCCGTCGTCCAGCGCTGGGACGACCTGATGCACGGCGAGCTGCTGCGCCGCATCGAGGGCAACGACACGGCGCTCAACTGGTATCGCCTGGACCCGATCTTCAACTGGAGCCGCCCCGCGGGGTCCGGCGCGCGGGAGGCGGCCGAATGA
- a CDS encoding dihydrodipicolinate synthase family protein — protein sequence MTSAKALAGVLPVVIMPYDERGDVHEADFRRQVGHMLDVGCSGVVVGQVSEVSRLTTAERFRVAELLAESCGARGVSVMSTGGESIREAIEFSRQAEKAGCDALLVMHPSIMALDDEEMYRYFAAVIDSVGLPILVHHAKSLAKRPLSIAVQARLLAAYGPEKVQFKPESAPTPPRVSLLREATGGKARIFEGDGGMMLADTYRRGLAGVIPATEIAEITVRLWRLLEAGREREAREIAYPLSYLMCHMMNSIDCYLGISKHLLHRRGLIERTDIRPPLDYHVDPETLAEVETVYDRLLATVTTAADMGEAA from the coding sequence ATGACCAGCGCAAAAGCTCTCGCGGGAGTTCTTCCCGTCGTCATCATGCCCTACGACGAACGCGGCGACGTCCACGAGGCCGATTTTCGCAGGCAGGTCGGGCACATGCTCGACGTGGGCTGCAGCGGGGTCGTCGTCGGCCAGGTCTCGGAGGTCTCGCGCCTGACGACCGCGGAGCGCTTCCGGGTCGCGGAGCTGCTCGCCGAGAGCTGCGGCGCGCGCGGCGTCTCGGTGATGAGCACGGGCGGAGAAAGCATTCGCGAGGCGATCGAGTTCTCGCGCCAGGCCGAGAAGGCGGGCTGCGACGCGCTCCTCGTGATGCATCCCTCGATCATGGCCCTCGATGACGAGGAAATGTACCGCTACTTCGCGGCGGTCATCGACTCCGTCGGCCTGCCGATCCTCGTCCACCACGCCAAGAGCCTGGCCAAGCGGCCGCTCTCCATCGCGGTGCAGGCGCGTCTGTTAGCCGCCTACGGGCCGGAGAAGGTGCAGTTCAAGCCCGAATCGGCGCCCACCCCGCCGCGCGTCTCGCTCCTGCGCGAGGCCACCGGCGGCAAGGCGCGGATCTTCGAGGGCGACGGCGGAATGATGCTCGCCGACACCTATCGCCGCGGCCTCGCCGGCGTCATCCCCGCCACCGAGATCGCCGAGATCACGGTTCGCCTCTGGCGGCTTCTCGAGGCCGGGCGCGAGCGCGAGGCGCGCGAGATCGCCTACCCGCTTTCGTACTTGATGTGTCACATGATGAATAGCATAGATTGCTATCTCGGGATCTCGAAGCACCTCCTGCATCGCCGTGGCCTCATCGAGCGCACCGACATCCGCCCGCCGCTCGACTACCACGTCGACCCGGAGACGCTCGCCGAGGTCGAGACCGTCTACGACCGGCTGCTCGCCACCGTGACCACCGCCGCCGACATGGGAGAGGCAGCATGA
- a CDS encoding SidA/IucD/PvdA family monooxygenase has protein sequence MRTAPTVLDLVGVGFGPANLALALALEEDASSSRSAYSRLFLEAKRDFSWHKGMLLDGATMQISFLKDLVTQRNPQSPHSFLCYLKDRGRLADFLNLKDFFPTRLEFHDYFKWCSEAVGPVVRYNQKVLSVDLATPGGAAVATLAVTARGADGTERTHFTRAVSLAMGLAPRLPLGLAAGPRVWHTSDLLPRTTALAPSASPRFAVVGAGQSAAEAVEHLLARFPDARVHTIMSRLGFTPSDDTPFVNRVFDPTMVDSYHAMSPELRSHVRSTHANTNYSVVDQDLIAALYKRWYADRVAGRERLVLEPLSRLTDVEETADGLRLGLAAAAGPGTRALEVDYLVCATGYDPVSPDAVLSPALSALVERDASGAPIIERDYRLRTRAPLLAPIYVQGDCEASHGLSATLLSNLAPRAGEIRDSLAAYLAGLQEEARYASA, from the coding sequence GTGCGGACGGCTCCCACTGTGCTCGATCTCGTCGGCGTCGGCTTCGGCCCGGCGAACCTCGCCCTGGCACTGGCGCTGGAAGAAGACGCTTCTTCGAGCCGCAGCGCCTATTCCAGACTCTTCCTCGAAGCGAAGAGAGACTTCTCGTGGCACAAAGGGATGCTGCTCGACGGCGCCACGATGCAGATCTCCTTCCTGAAGGATCTCGTCACGCAACGCAACCCGCAGAGCCCTCACAGCTTCCTGTGCTATCTCAAGGACCGCGGCCGGCTGGCCGACTTCCTGAACCTCAAGGACTTCTTTCCGACCCGGCTCGAGTTCCACGACTATTTCAAATGGTGCTCGGAGGCCGTCGGTCCCGTGGTCCGCTACAACCAGAAAGTCCTCTCCGTGGATCTGGCGACGCCGGGCGGCGCGGCGGTCGCCACGCTCGCCGTGACGGCGCGCGGGGCCGACGGAACGGAGCGTACGCATTTCACCCGCGCCGTGTCGCTGGCGATGGGTCTCGCGCCGCGCCTGCCGCTCGGGCTCGCGGCCGGGCCCCGTGTCTGGCATACGAGCGATCTCCTTCCGCGGACCACCGCCCTCGCGCCGTCGGCGAGCCCGCGCTTCGCCGTGGTCGGCGCCGGCCAGAGCGCGGCCGAGGCGGTCGAGCACCTGCTCGCGCGCTTCCCGGATGCACGCGTGCACACGATCATGAGCCGGCTCGGTTTCACGCCCTCCGACGATACGCCCTTCGTCAACCGGGTGTTCGATCCGACCATGGTCGACAGCTATCACGCCATGTCGCCGGAGCTGCGGTCGCACGTCCGCTCGACGCACGCCAACACCAATTACAGCGTCGTCGACCAGGACCTGATCGCCGCGCTCTACAAGCGCTGGTACGCCGATCGGGTGGCGGGGCGCGAGCGTCTCGTGCTGGAGCCGCTCTCGCGCCTGACCGACGTCGAGGAGACCGCGGACGGGCTGCGGCTCGGCCTCGCGGCGGCGGCCGGGCCCGGAACCCGCGCGCTCGAGGTCGACTACCTCGTCTGCGCCACCGGCTACGACCCCGTCTCGCCCGACGCGGTGCTCTCGCCCGCCTTGAGCGCGCTCGTCGAGCGCGACGCCTCCGGCGCCCCGATCATCGAGCGCGACTACCGCCTGCGCACCCGCGCGCCGCTCCTCGCCCCGATCTACGTCCAGGGCGACTGCGAGGCGAGCCACGGCCTCTCGGCGACGCTGCTGTCCAACCTCGCGCCGCGAGCCGGGGAGATCCGCGACAGCCTCGCGGCGTACCTGGCCGGGCTCCAGGAGGAGGCGCGCTATGCCAGCGCCTGA
- a CDS encoding FAD-dependent oxidoreductase: MPAPERETVVIGAGVIGAAAALALRRAGRAVALLDADRVAAGASGWSGGVARVFHLDAEEAARAAYGLPILRDLARAIGVGVPFHETGYLYFPKPQDREAALAAARALAPEHGTEFVGAGQLATLYPGLALSGEGAIHEPRAGFADPRAVALAYAEAFVRAGGRSLEGVRVGALAPDAGGVRLETTLGPIHADQVVLAAGYATPGMLDALGVAHDLFSRSIQVTLFEPPHRIVAPAFTDEELDVYGKPDPASGGLYVGAPTTAESRGEIAAEPVDADHVGRTMAAARDRFGWMDAARPRGGLRHADCYSARGRGEVFRLPGALSRIVVAAGFSGGGFKMAPWAGEAAAALVAERAADAA, translated from the coding sequence ATGCCAGCGCCTGAGCGCGAGACGGTGGTGATCGGCGCCGGCGTGATCGGCGCCGCCGCGGCGCTCGCCCTGCGCCGGGCGGGACGCGCCGTCGCGCTGCTCGACGCCGATCGGGTCGCCGCCGGTGCGAGCGGCTGGTCGGGAGGCGTGGCGCGCGTGTTCCACCTCGACGCCGAGGAGGCCGCCCGCGCCGCCTACGGCCTGCCGATCCTGCGCGACCTCGCACGCGCCATCGGCGTGGGCGTGCCCTTCCACGAGACGGGCTACCTCTACTTCCCGAAGCCGCAGGACCGGGAGGCGGCGCTCGCCGCCGCGCGCGCCCTCGCGCCGGAGCACGGAACGGAATTCGTCGGCGCCGGCCAGCTCGCGACCCTCTATCCCGGGCTCGCCCTGTCGGGCGAGGGGGCGATCCACGAGCCGCGGGCCGGCTTCGCCGATCCCCGCGCCGTCGCTCTCGCCTATGCGGAGGCCTTCGTGCGCGCCGGCGGCCGGTCGCTCGAGGGCGTCCGCGTCGGGGCGCTCGCGCCCGACGCCGGCGGCGTGCGGCTCGAGACGACGCTCGGCCCGATCCACGCCGACCAGGTGGTGCTCGCAGCCGGCTACGCGACGCCCGGCATGCTCGACGCGCTCGGCGTCGCCCACGACCTGTTCTCCCGTTCCATCCAAGTGACGCTGTTCGAGCCGCCGCATCGGATCGTCGCGCCCGCCTTCACGGACGAGGAGCTCGACGTCTACGGCAAGCCCGATCCGGCGAGCGGAGGCCTCTACGTCGGCGCGCCGACCACGGCCGAGAGCCGCGGCGAGATCGCCGCAGAGCCCGTGGACGCCGACCACGTCGGGCGGACGATGGCGGCGGCCCGCGACCGCTTCGGCTGGATGGACGCCGCGCGCCCGCGCGGCGGCCTGCGCCACGCCGACTGCTACAGCGCGCGCGGACGCGGCGAGGTGTTCCGCCTGCCGGGCGCGCTGTCGCGCATCGTCGTCGCCGCCGGCTTCTCCGGCGGAGGCTTCAAGATGGCGCCGTGGGCCGGCGAAGCCGCCGCGGCGCTCGTCGCGGAGCGCGCCGCCGACGCCGCCTGA
- a CDS encoding class I tRNA ligase family protein produces MQIFDLFDFTGEAYDLKCRPFAPKGAPAGAMVCEVAPGSVSRIHNHAEAEAFLVLEGAGHVTDGTERRPIAAGQGVLFPPFVNHVIENADPDKPLRMISIYWMGDLAADDAAAKAGAPRDTLVFSTPPTPNGDLHLGHLSGPYLAADVLRRALAQRGAAALHVTGRDDNQTYVLLKASREGSTPTDVADRFAQAIRGTLAAADIPLDGFIEPDRDGLYAAFVADLVARLSANGFVEARRAPVLVDDAGRVVHEAYVRGSCPHCGEGADGNACEACGRPIACTELRDPVVTLTGAPARVGEAQRLFFLMSKLGPRLDVAVKETRMSARAYVCAQSVLDDGAPDIPITQPTGWGLPAPVAGFEDQVLYVWFEMAAGYLYGAARALDPQADTVPALWEAARRAFSGDREIVHCYGFDNTWYHTLLFPAVYAALDMGLVAPRTHVVNELLDLDGSKFSTSRNHLIWGRDLLAEAPADAVRYGLCRARPQGVRANFRLDAFLADANALFADVLPGWFAALGGLLAPHGGVVPEPGAWLGDHEAYLARIRGFVATCERALSPQSYDAREAADAIATFVADSRRFCEAQAALGLGGAQANYARTAAAAGCLGLAAFAILADPIMPDLAGRIRAALGVENDPAAALRFLPSGRAVDPARIALPGAIAAPRVAAGLAARRAAAAA; encoded by the coding sequence ATGCAGATCTTCGACCTGTTCGATTTCACGGGCGAAGCCTACGACCTCAAGTGCCGCCCCTTCGCGCCGAAGGGCGCCCCCGCGGGCGCCATGGTCTGCGAGGTCGCGCCCGGATCGGTCTCGCGCATCCACAATCACGCGGAGGCCGAGGCCTTCCTCGTGCTGGAGGGCGCGGGCCACGTCACCGACGGGACCGAGCGCCGGCCCATCGCCGCCGGGCAGGGCGTGCTGTTCCCGCCCTTCGTCAATCACGTGATCGAGAACGCCGACCCCGACAAGCCGCTGCGGATGATCTCGATCTACTGGATGGGCGACCTCGCCGCCGACGACGCCGCCGCGAAGGCCGGCGCGCCGCGCGACACGCTCGTCTTCTCGACGCCGCCGACCCCCAACGGCGATCTTCATCTCGGGCATCTCTCCGGGCCCTATCTCGCCGCCGACGTGCTGCGGCGCGCGCTCGCCCAGCGCGGCGCCGCGGCGCTCCACGTCACCGGGCGCGACGACAACCAGACCTACGTCCTGCTCAAGGCCTCGCGCGAGGGCTCGACGCCGACGGACGTCGCCGACCGGTTCGCGCAGGCGATTCGCGGCACGCTCGCCGCCGCCGACATCCCCCTCGACGGCTTCATCGAGCCCGACCGCGACGGCCTCTACGCGGCTTTCGTCGCCGACCTCGTGGCGCGGCTCTCCGCCAACGGCTTCGTCGAGGCGCGCCGCGCCCCGGTCCTCGTCGACGACGCGGGGCGCGTGGTGCACGAGGCCTATGTCCGCGGCAGCTGCCCGCATTGCGGGGAGGGCGCCGACGGCAACGCCTGCGAGGCGTGCGGGCGCCCGATCGCCTGCACCGAGCTGCGCGACCCGGTCGTCACCCTGACCGGCGCGCCGGCGCGGGTCGGCGAGGCCCAGCGGCTCTTCTTCCTGATGTCGAAGCTCGGGCCGCGCCTCGACGTCGCCGTCAAGGAGACGCGCATGTCGGCGCGCGCCTATGTCTGCGCGCAGTCGGTTCTCGACGACGGCGCGCCCGACATCCCGATCACCCAGCCCACGGGCTGGGGCCTGCCGGCTCCGGTCGCGGGCTTCGAGGATCAGGTGCTCTACGTCTGGTTCGAGATGGCGGCCGGCTATCTCTACGGCGCCGCCCGCGCCCTCGATCCGCAGGCCGATACCGTGCCGGCCCTCTGGGAGGCGGCCAGGCGCGCCTTCTCCGGCGACCGCGAGATCGTCCACTGCTACGGCTTCGACAACACCTGGTACCACACGCTGCTGTTCCCGGCGGTCTACGCCGCGCTCGACATGGGGCTCGTCGCGCCGCGCACGCACGTGGTCAACGAGCTCCTCGACCTCGACGGCTCGAAGTTCTCCACGAGCCGCAACCACCTGATCTGGGGGCGCGACCTCCTCGCCGAGGCGCCCGCCGACGCCGTGCGCTACGGCCTGTGCCGGGCGCGTCCGCAGGGCGTGCGCGCGAACTTCCGCCTCGACGCCTTCCTCGCCGACGCCAACGCGCTCTTCGCGGACGTCCTGCCCGGATGGTTCGCGGCGCTGGGCGGGCTCCTCGCGCCGCATGGGGGCGTCGTTCCCGAGCCCGGCGCCTGGCTCGGCGACCACGAGGCCTACCTGGCCCGCATCCGGGGCTTCGTCGCCACCTGCGAGCGCGCCCTTTCGCCGCAAAGCTACGACGCGCGCGAGGCGGCGGACGCGATCGCGACGTTCGTGGCCGACAGCCGCCGCTTCTGCGAGGCGCAGGCCGCCCTCGGCCTGGGCGGCGCGCAGGCCAACTACGCCCGAACGGCCGCGGCGGCGGGCTGCCTCGGCCTCGCCGCCTTCGCCATCCTCGCCGATCCGATCATGCCCGATCTCGCGGGGCGCATCCGCGCCGCCCTCGGCGTCGAGAACGATCCGGCCGCGGCGCTGCGTTTCCTTCCGTCCGGGCGCGCCGTCGACCCGGCGCGAATCGCCCTGCCCGGCGCCATCGCGGCGCCGCGCGTCGCCGCCGGTCTCGCCGCGCGGCGCGCGGCGGCCGCAGCCTGA
- a CDS encoding ABC transporter substrate-binding protein, protein MTSPRRPVVRIGVVGPLTGPRAEYGELLLEAARLGAEAARAAHPAAPEPELVAADDAAMPAPAREAARRLLAAGVDAVVGHFNSDAAAEAGPLYREAGVPLLLPASTRDGLAREIGALRLCPTDADQVTALAEALAAVGAVALATDATPYAARLVAALVAHPALAETRTTIVSLAEPDLAATPEAEAIALLGTHPAILAALARWSEAGALGGRRLLACDDCSLPAFADELPPGITVSVAAPRPSFAEAVREAIGLVVRHAAAPTGLGPALAADPLFAEGERRDARFALVETAPART, encoded by the coding sequence ATGACGAGCCCCCGCCGGCCCGTGGTGCGGATCGGGGTCGTCGGCCCGCTGACCGGGCCGCGGGCCGAGTACGGCGAGCTTCTGCTCGAGGCGGCGCGCCTCGGCGCGGAGGCGGCCCGCGCGGCGCATCCCGCCGCGCCCGAGCCCGAGCTCGTCGCCGCCGACGACGCGGCCATGCCGGCGCCCGCGCGCGAGGCGGCGCGCCGGCTCCTCGCGGCGGGGGTCGACGCGGTCGTCGGGCATTTCAACAGCGATGCCGCCGCCGAGGCGGGCCCGCTCTATCGCGAGGCCGGCGTGCCGCTGCTTCTGCCCGCGTCCACCCGCGACGGCCTCGCCCGCGAGATCGGGGCGCTGCGGCTGTGCCCGACCGACGCCGATCAGGTGACTGCGCTGGCAGAGGCCCTCGCGGCGGTCGGCGCCGTCGCCCTCGCGACGGACGCGACGCCCTACGCCGCCCGGCTCGTCGCCGCGCTCGTCGCCCATCCGGCGCTCGCCGAGACGCGGACGACCATCGTCTCCCTCGCGGAGCCGGACCTCGCCGCGACGCCGGAGGCGGAGGCGATCGCGCTCCTGGGCACGCATCCCGCGATCCTCGCGGCGCTCGCGCGCTGGAGCGAGGCGGGCGCTCTCGGCGGTCGCCGGCTCCTCGCCTGCGACGATTGCAGCCTGCCGGCCTTCGCGGACGAGCTGCCGCCGGGGATCACGGTTTCGGTGGCGGCGCCGCGTCCGAGCTTCGCGGAGGCCGTGCGCGAGGCGATCGGCCTCGTCGTGCGGCATGCGGCCGCGCCCACCGGTCTCGGGCCGGCGCTGGCGGCGGACCCGCTCTTCGCGGAGGGCGAGCGGCGCGATGCGCGCTTCGCGCTGGTCGAGACGGCGCCGGCGCGCACCTGA
- a CDS encoding TIGR01459 family HAD-type hydrolase, with product MSQIGPLPTIDVETAFARYEAIRHRLPQARFPATSRRAATLSEVAEDYDVFVLDAFGVLNVGERPIAGAVARIAELRARGKRLFVLTNGATHRRIHALEKYGKLGFDFTAEEVVSSRDVAAAALQAAPEAFLWAAAAGPEAGFEDLGARVADLEADPALLETADGFLLLSSASWRAADQERLVAALQARPRPVVVANPDLVAPRETGLTLEPGWWAHDLADRAGVAPAFYGKPFQDAYDVIVARCPDVAPARIAMVGDTLHTDVLGGRAAGFGTILVLAHGLFAGRDAEDFVARSGIRPDVLCETT from the coding sequence ATGAGCCAGATCGGTCCCCTGCCCACCATCGACGTCGAGACGGCCTTCGCCCGCTACGAGGCGATCCGCCACCGGCTCCCGCAGGCGCGCTTTCCCGCGACGAGCCGTCGCGCGGCCACGCTGAGCGAGGTCGCGGAGGATTACGACGTCTTCGTGCTCGACGCCTTCGGCGTGCTCAATGTCGGCGAGCGCCCGATCGCGGGCGCCGTCGCGCGCATCGCAGAGCTGCGCGCGCGGGGCAAGCGCCTCTTCGTCCTCACCAACGGGGCGACGCATCGGCGCATCCACGCGCTGGAGAAATACGGCAAGCTCGGCTTCGACTTCACCGCCGAGGAGGTGGTCTCCTCGCGCGACGTCGCCGCCGCCGCGCTGCAGGCCGCGCCGGAGGCCTTCCTCTGGGCCGCCGCCGCGGGGCCTGAGGCCGGCTTCGAGGATCTCGGCGCGCGGGTCGCGGATCTCGAAGCGGACCCGGCTCTGCTCGAGACGGCCGACGGGTTCCTGCTCCTGTCGAGCGCGAGCTGGCGCGCGGCCGACCAGGAGCGGCTCGTCGCCGCCCTGCAGGCGCGCCCGCGGCCGGTGGTCGTCGCCAATCCCGATCTCGTCGCGCCGCGCGAGACCGGGCTCACCCTCGAGCCCGGCTGGTGGGCGCACGACCTCGCCGACCGCGCCGGCGTCGCGCCGGCCTTCTACGGCAAGCCCTTCCAGGACGCCTACGACGTGATCGTGGCGCGCTGCCCGGACGTCGCGCCGGCGCGCATCGCCATGGTCGGCGACACGCTCCACACCGACGTGCTCGGCGGGCGCGCGGCGGGCTTCGGCACGATCCTCGTCCTCGCCCACGGCCTCTTCGCCGGCCGGGACGCGGAGGACTTCGTCGCCCGCTCCGGCATCCGCCCGGACGTGCTCTGCGAGACGACGTGA
- a CDS encoding acyl-CoA thioesterase, translated as MPLTLEHDRPAAATAAEAPREYVYAHDVCFRETNVVGNVYFANFLEWQGRCREMFLRDHAPDLLRRIEDGLRLVTLSVGAEFFEELHAFDRVEVRMSLAHRRGNRVAVRFGYWRVGDGAPRLVARGTQEIGIMQAGTGGLTPVPVPDSLADALELYS; from the coding sequence ATGCCGCTCACGCTCGAGCATGACCGCCCGGCGGCCGCGACCGCCGCCGAGGCGCCGCGCGAATACGTCTACGCCCACGACGTCTGCTTCCGCGAGACGAACGTCGTCGGCAACGTCTATTTCGCCAACTTCCTGGAGTGGCAGGGGCGCTGCCGCGAGATGTTCCTGCGCGACCACGCGCCGGACCTGCTGCGCAGGATCGAGGACGGCCTGCGGCTCGTCACGCTCTCGGTCGGCGCCGAGTTCTTCGAGGAGCTGCACGCCTTCGACAGGGTGGAGGTGCGCATGTCGCTGGCCCACCGCCGCGGCAACCGGGTCGCCGTGCGGTTCGGCTATTGGCGCGTCGGAGACGGGGCGCCGCGGCTCGTCGCGCGCGGCACGCAGGAGATCGGCATCATGCAGGCCGGGACCGGCGGCCTCACGCCGGTGCCCGTGCCCGACAGCCTCGCCGACGCCCTCGAGCTCTATTCCTGA